A part of Acropora palmata chromosome 8, jaAcrPala1.3, whole genome shotgun sequence genomic DNA contains:
- the LOC141888796 gene encoding uncharacterized protein LOC141888796, with product MPKDRHRTDDDYRREKSHRSSSSHRSLHGHKHGGTYRKHFRDESHLRKRTSRTSMHMRFSSSNTTTSISLRTDHRCEGLASNLNSFQHQKIGDILAVLKSCCEVCEKRQQLRREGTFESVTLSQSQPVASSSFEYPGENSLNSRFAWVMEQRKITGLVPAADTKRRLHQSLASHSEAKLESIDIPLFCPLTQSRITTPVRGKNCLHIHCFDGESYCSLMWKKPVAKWKCPICKCPAPLSALIVDGFVMEILSTVPDNIRSVEFTPDGKFRTKESSLSQSLEMSSPSSVNTCLEQRNIAVIDLTFDTPDKNAKKEQKTGKSSPEVIDLTLSP from the exons atGCCAAAAGACAGGCATCGGACAGACGACGATTACCGCCGAGAGAAAAGTCATAGGTCGTCCTCCTCGCATCGCAGCCTTCACGGACATAAACATGGTGGAACATATCGCAAGCACTTCCGTGATGAATCGCATCTCCGCAAAAGAACGTCTCGAACGTCCATGCACATGCGTTTCAGTAGTTCAAACACTACTACTTCGATCTCGCTTCGAACAGATCACAGATGTGAAGGACTTGCCTCTAACTTGAATTCGTTTCAGCATCAAAAGATAGGTGATATCTTGGCAGTCTTAAAAAGCTGCTGTGAAGTGTGTGAAAAGCGGCAGCAATTGCGACGAGAGGGAACTTTTGAGTCTGTCACCTTGTCACAATCTCAACCCGTTGCAAGTAGCTCTTTTGAGTACCCTGGCGAAAATTCGCTTAATTCAAG ATTTGCGTGGGTGATGGAGCAGCGCAAAATAACTGGTCTTGTTCCTGCTGCAGACACAAAGAGGCGCTTACATCAAAGCTTGGCTTCTCATTCTGAAGCTAAGCTTGAGTCAATAGATATTCCATTGTTCTGCCCTTTAACACAATCACGTATAACCACTCCAGTGCGAGGCAAGAACTGTCTGCACATCCATTGTTTTGATGGAGAATCCTATTGTAGTttgatgtggaaaaaaccTGTTGCAAAGTGGAAATGTCCA ATTTGCAAATGCCCTGCACCATTATCAGCCTTAATTGTGGATGGGTTCGTAATGGAAATATTGTCAACTGTACCTGATAATATTAGGAGTGTTGAATTCACACCAGATGGAAAATTTAGGACAAAGGAAAGCTCTTTATCACAGTCCCTTGAAATGTCGTCACCCTCATCTGTTAACACATGTCTTGAGCAAAGAAATATTGCTGTTATAGACCTGACCTTTGATACGCCAgataaaaatgcaaagaagGAGCAGAAAACTGGGAAATCTTCTCCTGAAGTCATTGATCTTACCTTATCACCTTGA